From one Solanum lycopersicum chromosome 12, SLM_r2.1 genomic stretch:
- the LOC101260031 gene encoding protein GFS12 isoform X1: MEREMCFECLQRRIQSDFSDQLIFCYGVSNSPLPFGSTAIVQTSSSNGEGLPQFLLKYMPLCKDSCLANYIDQHYLEDFEARTNSGSGCEVPVAIDQVKTEVSVGLSSDKTSSLETRSSECEDLQNGGRHQSLYGLACQNVTCNFSGTFSCFRTLSALAPVARIGISSSSFVEGIVSEFLSGSLEDHVLNSLTLMIEGKRSGLESVNFLSLVGIPSFGEEQLPGCIRHPNISPTLGMLKNSGQLNLLLPKMPHTLENILHFSPGALKSDWHMRYLLFQILSGLAYMHGLGVFHGNVCPSNISLVDSLWCWLPICSKFLQSSVSISKIEGSCDSGVSCCFDGCPLQGLYADLSLSQSTDWYSSFKLWWRGEISNFEYLLLLNQLAGRRWGDNTFYIVMPWVIDFSVKPDENNDTGWRDLTKSKWRLAKGDEQLDFTYSTSEIPHHISDECLSELAVCSYKARRLPLAVLRMAVRSVYEPNEYPSTMQRLYQWTPDECIPEFFCDPQIFYSIHSGMSDLAVPSWAGTPEEFIKLHRDALESDRVSHQLHHWIDITFGYKLCGDAAVAAKNVMLPSSAPTKPKSVGRRQLFTKPHPPRRLAKTSEAEMNQFSTSDLTEHALPFETSFLYELEQAAVFSEHAPRLDPIYNLHPDVHEELDSPGKGLSTKTLDNIMSRKTGSSTNSVMPSAIDVNYLIRNIEVGDDVSVGYQALLLWKQKCSHSHIYSKDFANDIFAVGCILAELHLSRPLFDPTSMAVYLESGVLPSLVQQLPPDAQVVVESCIQKDWRRRPTAKCLLDSPYFLATIKSSYLFLAPLQLIAKDESRLHYAAAFAQQGALKAMGTFAAEMCAPNCLKLVLNPLSDSEAEWGCIVLTEFLRCLDPEAVKKLVVPAIQKILQGTGPSYLKVSLLQGSFVLDIWNKIGKQAYVETIHPFVVLNLHGTPCKNSAAAASVLLIGSSEELGIPITVHQTILPLLHCFGKGLSDDGIDVLVRIGSLFGEDFIVKQILPLLRIVITSCIDNSFANKHETAQSWSALALIDTLMTLDGLTASLTREVLVKELVEDGKFLYLQVLMQTNLGIQVFEGAARNLLALCQQIGSDLTALHVLPKLRKLFDELAFSQEKAGHSSIKGGSLRGPNTKKEDENKITSRLDLVMLLYPSFASLLGIEKLRQCCATWLLLEQFLLRRYNWKWESTGESSRSGPSSIYARKPTHGESLTSKHTPDTLLNGLGWSTPQSQGEKGAKPPMINRHPSSQHQDSADRNARGSDFSRIEPWYWFPSPAANWSGPDFIGRPGGSKDELPWKIKASVLHSVRAHQGLLRSIAVCQDECNLFTAGVAPGFKGTVQKWELSRIDSVSGYYGHEEVVNDISLLASSGRVASCDGTVHVWNGQTGKLISVFAEFSTSSVHHTSSLPKASKLNVEQANMLHFNPLSGGILNTDGNLYTSMYYSEYLDNIVVGTGNGSLRFIDVRQGQKLHLWRTEATESNFPSLISSICSSASTKQQCGNPQYPSWVAAGQSSGHCRLFDVRSGKIISSWQAHDGFVTKIATSEEHLLVSSSHDRTLKIWDLRRNWKSKPLASRGHTDGVSDFSIWGQYVISIFRSKIGLSSLACSSDEDVQQLVAPQYLYMGDRESKNVSVLSSISVLPFSRLFVVGTEDGHLKICC, encoded by the exons ATGGAAAGAGAAATGTGCTTTGAGTGTTTACAGCGTCGAATTCAATCAGATTTCTCTGACCAACTCATCTTCTGCTATGGTGTTTCTAATTCACCTCTTCCCTTTGGTTCTACTGCTATTGTTCAG ACATCAAGTTCAAATGGAGAAGGGTTGCCTCAGTTTCTGCTGAAGTATATGCCCCTGTGTAAAGATAGTTGCTTGGCTAATTACAT TGATCAACATTATTTGGAAGATTTTGAAGCCAGAACGAATAGTGGCAGTGGGTGTGAAGTCCCGGTGGCGATTGATCAGGTTAAAACTGAGGTCAGTGTTGGACTTTCCAGTGATAAAACTTCTTCTTTAGAAACTAGATCATCTGAATGTGAAGATTTGCAGAATGGTGGCAGACATCAATCCCTATATGGCTTAGCCTGTCAAAATGTGACCTGTAACTTTTCTGGTACATTTTCTTGCTTTAGGACACTGTCTGCCCTGGCTCCAGTTGCTCGGATTGGgatttcttcatcttcatttGTTGAAGGTATTGTTTCAGAGTTCTTGTCTGGATCACTTGAAGATCATGTTTTAAATTCTCTTACTCTCATGATAGAAGGTAAAAGATCAGGATTGGAGAGTGTGAACTTTCTTAGTTTAGTGGGGATCCCATCATTTGGTGAAGAACAACTTCCTGGCTGCATAAGGCATCCAAACATTTCTCCAACTTTGGGAATGCTAAAAAATTCTGGTCAACTTAATTTGTTGCTTCCAAAAATGCCACATACCTTGGAAAACATTCTTCACTTTAGCCCTGGTGCCTTAAAGTCTGACTGGCATATGCGGTATTTACTCTTCCAGATACTATCAGGATTAGCATACATGCATGGTTTAGGTGTTTTCCATGGTAATGTCTGTCCATCCAATATATCATTGGTTGATTCCTTATGGTGTTGGCTACCCATTTGTAGTAAGTTCCTCCAGAGTTCTGTTTCAATTTCCAAAATAGAGGGTAGTTGTGATTCAGGAGTTAGTTGCTGTTTTGATGGGTGCCCTTTACAAGGTCTTTATGCTGATCTAAGCCTCTCCCAGTCTACAGATTGGTATTCTAGCTTTAAACTTTGGTGGAGGGGTGAAATAAGTAACTTCGAATATCTGTTACTCTTAAACCAATTAGCCGGGAGAAGATGGGGTGATAACACCTTTTATATTGTAATGCCATGGGTCATAGATTTTAGTGTGAAACCTGATGAGAATAATGACACTGGATGGAGAGATTTAACTAAAAGCAAGTGGCGGCTGGCAAAGGGTGACGAGCAATTGGACTTCACATATTCGACATCTGAAATTCCTCATCATATATCAGATGAGTGCCTGTCTGAGCTGGCTGTCTGCAGTTATAAGGCAAGGAGGTTGCCTTTGGCTGTTCTGAGGATGGCTGTTCGTTCAGTTTATGAACCTAATGAATATCCTTCTACTATGCAAAGACTATATCAATGGACACCAGATGAGTGCATTCCGGAATTTTTTTGTGATCCCCAGATATTTTATTCTATACATTCTGGGATGTCTGATTTAGCTGTGCCTTCATGGGCTGGAACCCCTGAGGAGTTCATCAAGTTGCACAGAGATGCTTTAGAAAGCGATAGGGTATCACACCAACTACATCATTGGATTGACATCACTTTTGGCTACAAATTGTGCGGTGATGCTGCTGTTGCTGCCAAAAATGTTATGCTGCCCTCATCTGCTCCTACAAAACCGAAGTCAGTGGGCCGCCGCCAACTCTTTACTAAACCACATCCTCCTCGGCGGCTGGCCAAGACCAGTGAAGCAGAAATGAATCAGTTCTCTACAAGTGATTTGACTGAGCATGCTCTGCCTTTTGAAACTTCATTCTTGTATGAATTAGAACAAGCAGCTGTGTTTTCTGAGCATGCACCTCGTTTGGATCCTATCTACAACTTGCATCCAGATGTTCATGAAGAGCTTGACTCACCTGGGAAAGGCCTATCAACTAAAACATTAGATAATATTATGTCCAGAAAAACTGGCTCTAGCACCAATTCTGTTATGCCATCTGCTATTGATGTTAATTACCTTATCAGGAATATTGAAGTGGGTGATGATGTATCTGTGGGATATCAAGCACTATTACTTTGGAAGCAGAAATGTTCCCATTCACACATTTATTCCAAAGATTTTGCTAATGATATCTTTGCAGTTGGCTGTATCTTAGCAGAACTCCACTTGAGTAGGCCACTTTTTGATCCAACCTCTATGGCTGTGTACTTAGAGAGTGGTGTCTTACCTTCTTTAGTACAACAGCTTCCCCCTGACGCTCAAGTTGTTGTTGAATCCTGCATCCAAAAGGATTGGAGGAG gAGGCCTACTGCCAAATGTCTTTTGGACTCTCCTTATTTTCTAGCAACAATCAAGTCATCCTATTTGTTTCTTGCCCCCCTTCAACTTATAGCAAAAGATGAATCACGACTTCATTATGCTGCAGCTTTTGCTCAACAGGGAGCCTTGAAAGCAATGGGAACATTTGCTGCCGAAATGTGTGCTCCTAACTGTTTGAAATTAGTCTTGAATCCTTTATCAGATTCGGAAGCTGAATGGGGTTGCATAGTACTTACAGAATTTTTGAGGTGTCTAGATCCAGAAGCTGTAAAGAAGCTAGTCGTACCTGCTATCCAGAAGATTCTTCAG GGGACTGGTCCTTCATATTTGAAGGTGTCTCTTCTCCAAGGTTCCTTTGTGCTGGATATATGGAACAAGATTGGTAAACAAGCATATGTGGAGACAATACACCCATTTGTGGTATTAAACTTACACGGTACTCCTTGCAAGAACTCTGCTGCTGCTGCTTCTGTCCTGTTGATTGGGTCTAGTGAGGAACTTGGTATTCCAATTACTGTTCATCAG ACAATTTTACCTCTCCTTCACTGCTTTGGCAAAGGGCTCAGTGATGATGGAATTGATGTCTTAGTTAGAATTG GTAGTCTTTTTGGAGAAGATTTCATAGTCAAACAGATTCTACCATTACTAAGAATTGTCATCACTTCGTGCATTGACAATTCATTTGCAAATAAGCATGAAACTGCACAGAGTTGGAGTGCTTTGGCCCTAATTGACACTCTAATGACTTTAGATGGTCTCACTGCTTCCTTGACCCGGGAGGTGCTTGTTAAGGAGCTTGTTGaa GATGGAAAATTCTTATATCTGCAAGTTCTCATGCAGACCAACTTAGGAATTCAGGTGTTCGAG GGTGCTGCAAGGAATCTGCTAGCTCTTTGCCAGCAAATTGGATCAGACTTAACAGCGTTGCACGTCCTTCCAAAACTCAGGAAACTTTTTGATGAGCTTGCCTTCTCCCAGGAGAAAGCAGGTCATTCTAGCATCAAGGGAGGAAGCCTTCGAGGTCCCAATACCAAGAAGGAAGATGAGAACAAAATTACAAGCCGTTTGGACCTTGT GATGCTTTTATATCCATCATTTGCATCTCTTCTTGGTATAGAGAAGCTTCGCCAATGTTGTGCCACATGGTTGCTACTAGAGCAGTTTCTTCTACGCCGTTATAATTGGAAG TGGGAATCCACAGGGGAATCTTCTCGAAGTGGTCCATCTAGTATATATGCTAGAAAGCCGACTCATGGTGAGAGCTTAACATCTAAACATACTCCAGATACGTTGCTGAATGGGTTAGGGTGGTCAACGCCTCAATCACAAGGAGAAAAGGGTGCCAAACCTCCTATGATCAACAGACATCCGTCCAGTCAACATCAGGATTCTGCTGATAGGAATGCAAGAGGCTCAGATTTTAGCAGGATTGAGCCCTGGTATTGGTTCCCCAGTCCAGCTGCTAATTGGAGTGGCCCTGATTTTATTGGCCGTCCTGGTGGTTCAAAGGATGAACTTCCATGGAAAATCAAAGCATCAGTTCTGCACTCTGTTAGAGCACATCAAGGATTGCTAAGGTCTATAGCAGTCTGCCAAGATGAATGCAATCTTTTCACTGCTGGAGTTGCTCCAGGATTCAAAGGAACTGTTCAAAAGTGGGAGTTGTCAAGAATTGATTCTGTATCTGGTTATTATGGCCATGAGGAG GTTGTGAACGACATTTCTCTTTTGGCATCAAGTGGAAGGGTAGCTTCCTGTGATGGGACAGTACATGTATGGAATGGCCAAACGGGGAAGCTGATATCTGTGTTTGCTGAGTTTTCTACGAGTTCTGTGCATCATACAAGCTCTTTACCAAAAGCTTCAAAGTTGAATGTGGAACAGGCTAATATGCTACATTTTAATCCATTGTCCGGTGGAATATTGAACACTGATGGTAATTTATACACTAGTATGTATTACTCAGAATATCTGGACAATATTGTAGTGGGTACTGGAAATGGATCTCTCAG ATTCATTGATGTCAGACAAGGTCAAAAACTTCATTTATGGAGGACTGAAGCAACTGAATCCAATTTTCCTTCTCTCATATCATCTATATGCTCAAGTGCTTCGACCAAACAGCAATGCGGAAATCCTCAATATCCATCTTGGGTTGCTGCTGGACAAAGTTCTGGGCATTGCAGGTTATTTGATGTGAGGAGTGGCAAAATTATTTCCTCATGGCAAGCTCATGATGGTTTTGTCACTAAG ATAGCCACATCGGAAGAGCATTTGCTGGTTTCAAGCTCTCATGACCGCACCTTAAAGAT
- the LOC101260031 gene encoding protein GFS12 isoform X2 — protein sequence MEREMCFECLQRRIQSDFSDQLIFCYGVSNSPLPFGSTAIVQTSSSNGEGLPQFLLKYMPLCKDSCLANYIDQHYLEDFEARTNSGSGCEVPVAIDQVKTENGGRHQSLYGLACQNVTCNFSGTFSCFRTLSALAPVARIGISSSSFVEGIVSEFLSGSLEDHVLNSLTLMIEGKRSGLESVNFLSLVGIPSFGEEQLPGCIRHPNISPTLGMLKNSGQLNLLLPKMPHTLENILHFSPGALKSDWHMRYLLFQILSGLAYMHGLGVFHGNVCPSNISLVDSLWCWLPICSKFLQSSVSISKIEGSCDSGVSCCFDGCPLQGLYADLSLSQSTDWYSSFKLWWRGEISNFEYLLLLNQLAGRRWGDNTFYIVMPWVIDFSVKPDENNDTGWRDLTKSKWRLAKGDEQLDFTYSTSEIPHHISDECLSELAVCSYKARRLPLAVLRMAVRSVYEPNEYPSTMQRLYQWTPDECIPEFFCDPQIFYSIHSGMSDLAVPSWAGTPEEFIKLHRDALESDRVSHQLHHWIDITFGYKLCGDAAVAAKNVMLPSSAPTKPKSVGRRQLFTKPHPPRRLAKTSEAEMNQFSTSDLTEHALPFETSFLYELEQAAVFSEHAPRLDPIYNLHPDVHEELDSPGKGLSTKTLDNIMSRKTGSSTNSVMPSAIDVNYLIRNIEVGDDVSVGYQALLLWKQKCSHSHIYSKDFANDIFAVGCILAELHLSRPLFDPTSMAVYLESGVLPSLVQQLPPDAQVVVESCIQKDWRRRPTAKCLLDSPYFLATIKSSYLFLAPLQLIAKDESRLHYAAAFAQQGALKAMGTFAAEMCAPNCLKLVLNPLSDSEAEWGCIVLTEFLRCLDPEAVKKLVVPAIQKILQGTGPSYLKVSLLQGSFVLDIWNKIGKQAYVETIHPFVVLNLHGTPCKNSAAAASVLLIGSSEELGIPITVHQTILPLLHCFGKGLSDDGIDVLVRIGSLFGEDFIVKQILPLLRIVITSCIDNSFANKHETAQSWSALALIDTLMTLDGLTASLTREVLVKELVEDGKFLYLQVLMQTNLGIQVFEGAARNLLALCQQIGSDLTALHVLPKLRKLFDELAFSQEKAGHSSIKGGSLRGPNTKKEDENKITSRLDLVMLLYPSFASLLGIEKLRQCCATWLLLEQFLLRRYNWKWESTGESSRSGPSSIYARKPTHGESLTSKHTPDTLLNGLGWSTPQSQGEKGAKPPMINRHPSSQHQDSADRNARGSDFSRIEPWYWFPSPAANWSGPDFIGRPGGSKDELPWKIKASVLHSVRAHQGLLRSIAVCQDECNLFTAGVAPGFKGTVQKWELSRIDSVSGYYGHEEVVNDISLLASSGRVASCDGTVHVWNGQTGKLISVFAEFSTSSVHHTSSLPKASKLNVEQANMLHFNPLSGGILNTDGNLYTSMYYSEYLDNIVVGTGNGSLRFIDVRQGQKLHLWRTEATESNFPSLISSICSSASTKQQCGNPQYPSWVAAGQSSGHCRLFDVRSGKIISSWQAHDGFVTKIATSEEHLLVSSSHDRTLKIWDLRRNWKSKPLASRGHTDGVSDFSIWGQYVISIFRSKIGLSSLACSSDEDVQQLVAPQYLYMGDRESKNVSVLSSISVLPFSRLFVVGTEDGHLKICC from the exons ATGGAAAGAGAAATGTGCTTTGAGTGTTTACAGCGTCGAATTCAATCAGATTTCTCTGACCAACTCATCTTCTGCTATGGTGTTTCTAATTCACCTCTTCCCTTTGGTTCTACTGCTATTGTTCAG ACATCAAGTTCAAATGGAGAAGGGTTGCCTCAGTTTCTGCTGAAGTATATGCCCCTGTGTAAAGATAGTTGCTTGGCTAATTACAT TGATCAACATTATTTGGAAGATTTTGAAGCCAGAACGAATAGTGGCAGTGGGTGTGAAGTCCCGGTGGCGATTGATCAGGTTAAAACTGAG AATGGTGGCAGACATCAATCCCTATATGGCTTAGCCTGTCAAAATGTGACCTGTAACTTTTCTGGTACATTTTCTTGCTTTAGGACACTGTCTGCCCTGGCTCCAGTTGCTCGGATTGGgatttcttcatcttcatttGTTGAAGGTATTGTTTCAGAGTTCTTGTCTGGATCACTTGAAGATCATGTTTTAAATTCTCTTACTCTCATGATAGAAGGTAAAAGATCAGGATTGGAGAGTGTGAACTTTCTTAGTTTAGTGGGGATCCCATCATTTGGTGAAGAACAACTTCCTGGCTGCATAAGGCATCCAAACATTTCTCCAACTTTGGGAATGCTAAAAAATTCTGGTCAACTTAATTTGTTGCTTCCAAAAATGCCACATACCTTGGAAAACATTCTTCACTTTAGCCCTGGTGCCTTAAAGTCTGACTGGCATATGCGGTATTTACTCTTCCAGATACTATCAGGATTAGCATACATGCATGGTTTAGGTGTTTTCCATGGTAATGTCTGTCCATCCAATATATCATTGGTTGATTCCTTATGGTGTTGGCTACCCATTTGTAGTAAGTTCCTCCAGAGTTCTGTTTCAATTTCCAAAATAGAGGGTAGTTGTGATTCAGGAGTTAGTTGCTGTTTTGATGGGTGCCCTTTACAAGGTCTTTATGCTGATCTAAGCCTCTCCCAGTCTACAGATTGGTATTCTAGCTTTAAACTTTGGTGGAGGGGTGAAATAAGTAACTTCGAATATCTGTTACTCTTAAACCAATTAGCCGGGAGAAGATGGGGTGATAACACCTTTTATATTGTAATGCCATGGGTCATAGATTTTAGTGTGAAACCTGATGAGAATAATGACACTGGATGGAGAGATTTAACTAAAAGCAAGTGGCGGCTGGCAAAGGGTGACGAGCAATTGGACTTCACATATTCGACATCTGAAATTCCTCATCATATATCAGATGAGTGCCTGTCTGAGCTGGCTGTCTGCAGTTATAAGGCAAGGAGGTTGCCTTTGGCTGTTCTGAGGATGGCTGTTCGTTCAGTTTATGAACCTAATGAATATCCTTCTACTATGCAAAGACTATATCAATGGACACCAGATGAGTGCATTCCGGAATTTTTTTGTGATCCCCAGATATTTTATTCTATACATTCTGGGATGTCTGATTTAGCTGTGCCTTCATGGGCTGGAACCCCTGAGGAGTTCATCAAGTTGCACAGAGATGCTTTAGAAAGCGATAGGGTATCACACCAACTACATCATTGGATTGACATCACTTTTGGCTACAAATTGTGCGGTGATGCTGCTGTTGCTGCCAAAAATGTTATGCTGCCCTCATCTGCTCCTACAAAACCGAAGTCAGTGGGCCGCCGCCAACTCTTTACTAAACCACATCCTCCTCGGCGGCTGGCCAAGACCAGTGAAGCAGAAATGAATCAGTTCTCTACAAGTGATTTGACTGAGCATGCTCTGCCTTTTGAAACTTCATTCTTGTATGAATTAGAACAAGCAGCTGTGTTTTCTGAGCATGCACCTCGTTTGGATCCTATCTACAACTTGCATCCAGATGTTCATGAAGAGCTTGACTCACCTGGGAAAGGCCTATCAACTAAAACATTAGATAATATTATGTCCAGAAAAACTGGCTCTAGCACCAATTCTGTTATGCCATCTGCTATTGATGTTAATTACCTTATCAGGAATATTGAAGTGGGTGATGATGTATCTGTGGGATATCAAGCACTATTACTTTGGAAGCAGAAATGTTCCCATTCACACATTTATTCCAAAGATTTTGCTAATGATATCTTTGCAGTTGGCTGTATCTTAGCAGAACTCCACTTGAGTAGGCCACTTTTTGATCCAACCTCTATGGCTGTGTACTTAGAGAGTGGTGTCTTACCTTCTTTAGTACAACAGCTTCCCCCTGACGCTCAAGTTGTTGTTGAATCCTGCATCCAAAAGGATTGGAGGAG gAGGCCTACTGCCAAATGTCTTTTGGACTCTCCTTATTTTCTAGCAACAATCAAGTCATCCTATTTGTTTCTTGCCCCCCTTCAACTTATAGCAAAAGATGAATCACGACTTCATTATGCTGCAGCTTTTGCTCAACAGGGAGCCTTGAAAGCAATGGGAACATTTGCTGCCGAAATGTGTGCTCCTAACTGTTTGAAATTAGTCTTGAATCCTTTATCAGATTCGGAAGCTGAATGGGGTTGCATAGTACTTACAGAATTTTTGAGGTGTCTAGATCCAGAAGCTGTAAAGAAGCTAGTCGTACCTGCTATCCAGAAGATTCTTCAG GGGACTGGTCCTTCATATTTGAAGGTGTCTCTTCTCCAAGGTTCCTTTGTGCTGGATATATGGAACAAGATTGGTAAACAAGCATATGTGGAGACAATACACCCATTTGTGGTATTAAACTTACACGGTACTCCTTGCAAGAACTCTGCTGCTGCTGCTTCTGTCCTGTTGATTGGGTCTAGTGAGGAACTTGGTATTCCAATTACTGTTCATCAG ACAATTTTACCTCTCCTTCACTGCTTTGGCAAAGGGCTCAGTGATGATGGAATTGATGTCTTAGTTAGAATTG GTAGTCTTTTTGGAGAAGATTTCATAGTCAAACAGATTCTACCATTACTAAGAATTGTCATCACTTCGTGCATTGACAATTCATTTGCAAATAAGCATGAAACTGCACAGAGTTGGAGTGCTTTGGCCCTAATTGACACTCTAATGACTTTAGATGGTCTCACTGCTTCCTTGACCCGGGAGGTGCTTGTTAAGGAGCTTGTTGaa GATGGAAAATTCTTATATCTGCAAGTTCTCATGCAGACCAACTTAGGAATTCAGGTGTTCGAG GGTGCTGCAAGGAATCTGCTAGCTCTTTGCCAGCAAATTGGATCAGACTTAACAGCGTTGCACGTCCTTCCAAAACTCAGGAAACTTTTTGATGAGCTTGCCTTCTCCCAGGAGAAAGCAGGTCATTCTAGCATCAAGGGAGGAAGCCTTCGAGGTCCCAATACCAAGAAGGAAGATGAGAACAAAATTACAAGCCGTTTGGACCTTGT GATGCTTTTATATCCATCATTTGCATCTCTTCTTGGTATAGAGAAGCTTCGCCAATGTTGTGCCACATGGTTGCTACTAGAGCAGTTTCTTCTACGCCGTTATAATTGGAAG TGGGAATCCACAGGGGAATCTTCTCGAAGTGGTCCATCTAGTATATATGCTAGAAAGCCGACTCATGGTGAGAGCTTAACATCTAAACATACTCCAGATACGTTGCTGAATGGGTTAGGGTGGTCAACGCCTCAATCACAAGGAGAAAAGGGTGCCAAACCTCCTATGATCAACAGACATCCGTCCAGTCAACATCAGGATTCTGCTGATAGGAATGCAAGAGGCTCAGATTTTAGCAGGATTGAGCCCTGGTATTGGTTCCCCAGTCCAGCTGCTAATTGGAGTGGCCCTGATTTTATTGGCCGTCCTGGTGGTTCAAAGGATGAACTTCCATGGAAAATCAAAGCATCAGTTCTGCACTCTGTTAGAGCACATCAAGGATTGCTAAGGTCTATAGCAGTCTGCCAAGATGAATGCAATCTTTTCACTGCTGGAGTTGCTCCAGGATTCAAAGGAACTGTTCAAAAGTGGGAGTTGTCAAGAATTGATTCTGTATCTGGTTATTATGGCCATGAGGAG GTTGTGAACGACATTTCTCTTTTGGCATCAAGTGGAAGGGTAGCTTCCTGTGATGGGACAGTACATGTATGGAATGGCCAAACGGGGAAGCTGATATCTGTGTTTGCTGAGTTTTCTACGAGTTCTGTGCATCATACAAGCTCTTTACCAAAAGCTTCAAAGTTGAATGTGGAACAGGCTAATATGCTACATTTTAATCCATTGTCCGGTGGAATATTGAACACTGATGGTAATTTATACACTAGTATGTATTACTCAGAATATCTGGACAATATTGTAGTGGGTACTGGAAATGGATCTCTCAG ATTCATTGATGTCAGACAAGGTCAAAAACTTCATTTATGGAGGACTGAAGCAACTGAATCCAATTTTCCTTCTCTCATATCATCTATATGCTCAAGTGCTTCGACCAAACAGCAATGCGGAAATCCTCAATATCCATCTTGGGTTGCTGCTGGACAAAGTTCTGGGCATTGCAGGTTATTTGATGTGAGGAGTGGCAAAATTATTTCCTCATGGCAAGCTCATGATGGTTTTGTCACTAAG ATAGCCACATCGGAAGAGCATTTGCTGGTTTCAAGCTCTCATGACCGCACCTTAAAGAT